The Amycolatopsis sp. DG1A-15b genome window below encodes:
- the rpmA gene encoding 50S ribosomal protein L27, whose protein sequence is MAHKKGASSSRNGRDSNAQRLGVKRYGGQEVNAGEILIRQRGTKFHPGVNVGRGGDDTLFALAAGAVQFGEKRGRKTVNIVVPVEA, encoded by the coding sequence ATGGCTCACAAGAAGGGTGCATCCAGCTCCCGCAACGGTCGTGACTCGAACGCGCAGCGCCTCGGCGTCAAGCGCTACGGCGGCCAGGAAGTCAACGCGGGCGAGATCCTGATCCGCCAGCGCGGCACCAAGTTCCACCCCGGCGTCAACGTCGGCCGTGGCGGCGACGACACGCTGTTCGCCCTGGCCGCTGGTGCGGTCCAGTTCGGCGAGAAGCGCGGCCGCAAGACGGTCAACATCGTCGTGCCAGTCGAGGCCTGA
- the rplU gene encoding 50S ribosomal protein L21 has protein sequence MSAYAIVKTGGKQYKVAVGDVVEVEKLEGEPGTEHILPAVLYVDGGDVTTDADALAKVSVTGKVVEQTKGPKIRIHKFKNKTGYHKRQGHRQKLTRVEVTAISL, from the coding sequence GTGTCGGCGTACGCGATCGTCAAGACCGGCGGCAAGCAGTACAAGGTGGCCGTCGGCGACGTCGTCGAGGTCGAGAAGCTCGAGGGCGAGCCGGGCACCGAGCACATCCTCCCCGCCGTTTTGTACGTCGACGGTGGCGATGTCACCACGGACGCCGACGCGCTGGCGAAGGTCTCGGTCACCGGCAAGGTCGTCGAGCAGACCAAGGGTCCGAAGATCCGGATCCACAAGTTCAAGAACAAGACGGGCTACCACAAGCGTCAGGGTCACCGGCAGAAGCTGACCCGCGTCGAGGTCACCGCCATCTCTCTGTAA